The proteins below come from a single Argentina anserina chromosome 1, drPotAnse1.1, whole genome shotgun sequence genomic window:
- the LOC126790141 gene encoding monosaccharide-sensing protein 2-like isoform X2 produces the protein MWGAVPVAIAAAIGNLLQGWDNATIAGAVLYIKKEFKLETQPTIEGLIVAMSLIGATVITTFSGPVSDSLGRRPMLIISSVLYFLSGLVMLWAPNVYVLLLARLLDGFGIGLAVTLVPVYISETAPPDIRGLLNTLPQFTGSGGMFFSYCMVFSMSLKESPSWRLMLGVLSIPSLVYFALTVLYLPESPRWLVSKGRMAEAKQVLQKLRGREDVQGELALLLEGLGVGGDTSLEEYIIGPANDPDGREEALEKDQIRLYGPEDGRASLIARSVTGQANFGLVSRQGSMLNPNAPYVDPLVNLFGSVHEKLLPENTASMRSLLNLPNMGSLLNVAPPAEHTQDKADHWDLEHGDGVAAGTDFEDNARKPLLSGRHTASMANDMLPGKSINLTSFLGGMKRRNSLLMPGAGGEAVSRMDIGGGWQLAYKYSERVGKDGKKTEEYQRVYLHQEGALDQSRHGSMIVAGGGDTPQEGEYFQASALVSQPSIITKNHMRGDGPPILDQESAVQRSSWSDVLEPGVKRALFVGVSIQILQQFSGINGVLYYTPQILEQAGVAVLLSNLGLSSTSASILISGLTTLLMLPSIGLAMRLMDVAGRRSLLLGTLPILTGTLLVLIFGQLVNMGSVVNATISTISVVLYFCTFVMGFGPIPNILCSEIFPTRVRGFCIAICALTFWIGDIIVTYTLPILLTSIGLAGVFAIYAVVCTISWVFVFLKVPETKGMPLEVISEFFAVGAKQAEIAERISS, from the exons ATGTGGGGGGCTGTTCCTGTAGCCATTGCTGCTGCAATTGGAAACTTGTTACAAGGTTGGGACAATGCAACCATTGCAG GGGCTGTTCTTTATATTAAAAAGGAATTTAAATTGGAAACTCAACCAACAATTGAAGGGTTGATCGTAGCAATGTCACTGATCGGAGCCACAGTGATCACAACATTTTCAGGGCCAGTATCAGACTCGCTTGGAAGGCGTCCCATGCTGATAATCTCATCAGTTCTATATTTTCTCAGTGGTTTGGTAATGCTATGGGCACCCAATGTGTATGTGCTTCTCTTGGCAAGGCTGCTAGATGGTTTTGGGATTGGACTAGCTGTTACTCTTGTGCCGGTCTACATTTCCGAGACAGCCCCACCGGACATCAGAGGACTACTAAACACTCTCCCCCAGTTTACTGGCTCCGGTGGGATGTTCTTTTCCTACTGCATGGTGTTTTCAATGTCATTGAAGGAATCACCCAGTTGGAGATTAATGCTTGGAGTTCTTTCAATCCCATCGTTGGTTTATTTCGCATTGACTGTGCTTTATCTGCCTGAGTCTCCAAGGTGGTTAGTTAGTAAAGGGAGAATGGCCGAGGCTAAGCAGGTTTTACAAAAACTGCGTGGCAGGGAAGATGTTCAAG GTGAGTTGGCTTTGCTGTTGGAGGGTCTTGGAGTTGGAGGGGATACATCATTAGAAGAGTACATAATTGGTCCGGCCAATGATCCAGATGGCCGTGAAGAAGCTCTAGAGAAGGATCAAATAAGGCTATATGGACCGGAGGACGGACGAGCCTCATTAATTGCGAGATCAGTCACCGGACAAGCCAATTTCGGCTTGGTGTCACGCCAAGGAAGCATGCTGAATCCAAATGCGCCTTATGTGGATCCTCTTGTGAACCTATTTGGTAGTGTTCATGAGAAGCTTTTACCTGAGAACACAGCAAGTATGCGCAGCCTCCTCAATTTGCCTAATATGGGGAGCTTACTAAATGTGGCACCACCAGCTGAGCACACCCAAGACAAAGCTGATCATTGGGATTTGGAACATGGAGATGGTGTCGCAGCCGGGACTGATTTTGAGGACAATGCTAGAAAGCCATTGCTTTCAGGTAGACATACAGCTAGTATGGCAAATGACATGCTTCCCGGAAAATCTATCAACTTGACCAGCTTCTTGGGTGGCATGAAGAGGCGAAATAGCCTCCTTATGCCGGGAGCTGGTGGTGAAGCAGTTAGTAGGATGGACATTGGTGGTGGCTGGCAGTTGGCTTATAAGTACTCGGAGCGAGTTGGCAAAGATGGGAAGAAGACAGAAGAGTACCAAAGGGTGTATTTGCACCAGGAGGGTGCACTAGATCAGTCTCGCCATGGCTCTATGATTG TTGCTGGTGGTGGTGATACTCCTCAGGAAGGTGAATATTTTCAGGCTTCTGCTCTTGTTAGCCAACCTTCTATTATTACAAAAAATCATATGAGGGGGGATGGACCTCCAATACTTGATCAAGAAAGTGCTGTCCAACGATCCAGTTGGTCTGATGTTTTGGAACCCGGAGTCAAGCGTGCATTGTTTGTAGGCGTATCAATACAAATTCTTCAGCAG TTCTCTGGCATAAATGGGGTTCTTTACTACACTCCTCAAATTCTTGAGCAAGCTGGAGTTGCAGTTCTCTTATCAAATTTGGGCCTTAGTTCTACCTCGGCTTCTATTCTCATAAGTGGTCTCACAACCCTTTTGATGCTCCCATCTATAGGCCTTGCCATGAGGCTAATGGATGTCGCGGGCAGAAG GTCACTCTTGCTAGGCACATTACCTATATTAACAGGAACGCTTCTAGTACTAATTTTTGGCCAACTTGTCAACATGGGCTCTGTTGTAAATGCCACAATTTCCACCATAAGTGTGGTGCTCTACTTTTGCACCTTTGTCATGGGTTTCGGACCAATTCCCAACATTCTTTGCTCAGAGATCTTCCCAACTAGAGTTCGAGGATTCTGCATTGCGATATGTGCCCTCACGTTTTGGATAGGAGACATCATTGTCACTTACACACTGCCTATTTTGCTCACTTCTATTGGTCTCGCTGGAGTCTTTGCCATCTATGCTGTTGTGTGCACCATTTCTTGGGTGTTTGTTTTCTTAAAGGTTCCTGAAACAAAGGGAATGCCCTTAGAAGTCATATCTGAGTTCTTTGCTGTTGGTGCAAAGCAGGCTGAGATTGCAGAAAGAATTAGTTCTTAa
- the LOC126785198 gene encoding monosaccharide-sensing protein 2-like translates to MRGAVYVAVAAAIGNMLQGWDNSVIAGSVLYIKKEFNLESIPTFEGLIVATSLIGATLITTFSGPASDWLGQRAMLIMSSLFFFVSGLVMLWSPNVYVLLLARLLNGFGTGLAVTLVPAYISEIAPPDIRGSLNTLPQFTGSGGMFLSYCMVFGMSLMDTPNWRLMLGVLSIPSLAYFTLTVLYLPESPRWLVSKGRILQAKQVLQRLNGREDVSGELALLVEGLNTGEDTSFEEYIISPANVLNQATTEEKYHIRLYGGEVGVSYIAKPIAQQSLTSRHGSAVNQSSISLKDPLVTLFNSVHEKLTERGGSKGSSMLPFLASALVNAGEHHSKHWDMESQSDVEDHESETSGAYDDDSLRSPLISRQTTSMDKDIAMPKSSGSVLGVRGSTIINAGEAGSTCSIDIGGGWQLAYKYAEQVSEDGQKGGVQRVYLHQESVVGSQPASVVSISGVRQEHEAIEAAALVSPTMNPPPEVVVKGSIWRELLEPGVKRALVVGIGLQVLEQVAGINGVLYYTPQIYERTGVTVLLSNIGLNSASASLFLSAITTFLMLPCIATSMWLMDIAGRRSLLLSTLPILIAALALLVFGSIVNLGTILAATISTGSVVVYLCCFVMGFGVIPNILCAEIFPTRVRGRCIAICALTYWVGDIIITYSFPVMLSSIGFAGVFGIYVVGCIISWLFVYLRVPETKGMPLEVISEFFAAGVKPAADN, encoded by the exons ATGAGAGGAGCTGTGTATGTAGCAGTTGCTGCAGCCATTGGTAACATGCTGCAGGGATGGGATAACTCAGTCATTGCAG GGTCAGTTCTTTATATAAAAAAGGAATTCAATTTAGAAAGTATACCGACATTTGAAGGGCTTATTGTAGCAACATCACTCATTGGAGCCACACTGATCACAACATTTTCTGGACCAGCATCAGATTGGCTAGGGCAACGAGCTATGCTCATAATGTCATCactgtttttctttgttagTGGTTTGGTAATGTTGTGGTCTCCAAATGTTTATGTTTTACTTTTGGCTAGGCTGTTAAATGGTTTCGGAACTGGTTTGGCTGTTACTCTTGTTCCTGCATATATATCTGAGATAGCTCCACCGGATATTAGAGGAAGTCTGAATACACTTCCACAGTTCACTGGTTCTGGTGGCATGTTCTTGTCTTATTGTATGGTGTTTGGAATGTCACTGATGGATACACCAAACTGGAGATTGATGCTAGGTGTATTGTCCATTCCATCGTTAGCTTATTTTACTTTGACAGTACTTTACCTGCCTGAATCTCCACGGTGGCTTGTGAGCAAGGGACGAATCCTCCAGGCAAAACAAGTGCTGCAAAGACTTAATGGCAGGGAAGATGTTTCAG GCGAGTTGGCTTTGCTAGTTGAAGGTCTTAACACTGGCGAAGACACATCATTTGAAGAGTACATTATCAGTCCAGCCAATGTGCTTAACCAGGCAACAACTGAAGAGAAGTATCACATAAGGTTATATGGGGGTGAGGTTGGAGTATCATATATTGCCAAACCAATTGCTCAACAAAGTTTGACATCTCGCCATGGTAGTGCAGTAAACCAAAGCAGCATCTCTCTTAAGGACCCTCTTGTCACTCTTTTCAACAGTGTCCATGAGAAGCTCACTGAGAGAGGAGGAAGCAAGGGCAGCAGCATGCTTCCATTTTTAGCCAGTGCTTTAGTTAATGCTGGGGAGCATCATAGTAAGCATTGGGACATGGAGAGCCAAAGTGATGTTGAAGACCATGAGTCTGAAACATCCGGGGCTTATGATGATGACAGTTTGAGAAGTCCATTGATCTCACGTCAAACAACAAGTATGGACAAGGACATTGCCATGCCTAAATCCAGTGGAAGTGTTTTAGGTGTTAGAGGCAGTACCATTATCAATGCTGGTGAGGCAGGTAGTACTTGTAGTATAGATATTGGTGGTGGTTGGCAGCTTGCTTACAAATATGCTGAGCAAGTAAGCGAAGATGGGCAAAAGGGAGGGGTTCAAAGAGTCTATTTGCACCAGGAGAGTGTAGTTGGGTCTCAGCCTGCGTCGGTTGTTTCAATTTCTGGTGTAAGGCAAGAACATGAAGCAATTGAGGCTGCTGCTTTGGTTAGTCCAACGATGAATCCTCCACCAGAAGTTGTTGTCAAAGGATCAATATGGAGAGAACTTCTGGAACCAGGAGTGAAGCGCGCTTTGGTTGTTGGGATAGGTCTTCAAGTTCTTGAGCAG GTTGCTGGCATAAATGGGGTTCTCTACTATACTCCTCAGATTTATGAGCGAACAGGAGTAACGGTTCTTCTGTCTAACATAGGACTGAATTCGGCGTCCGCATCTCTCTTCTTGAGTGCCATCACAACATTCCTCATGCTTCCTTGCATAGCTACTTCCATGTGGCTTATGGATATAGCTGGCAGAAG GTCATTGCTGCTATCCACATTACCAATACTGATAGCGGCGCTGGCTTTACTAGTTTTTGGCAGCATTGTCAACTTAGGCACTATTTTAGCTGCAACAATATCCACTGGTAGTGTAGTGGTCTACCTCTGCTGCTTTGTCATGGGCTTCGGGGTAATACCAAACATTCTTTGTGCAGAGATCTTCCCTACTCGTGTCCGTGGCCGCTGCATTGCCATTTGTGCTCTCACTTATTGGGTTGGAGACATCATCATCACATATTCATTTCCTGTCATGCTTTCCTCTATTGGCTTTGCTGGTGTCTTTGGGATCTACGTAGTCGGATGCATCATTTCCTGGCTTTTCGTTTACTTGAGGGTGCCTGAAACTAAGGGCATGCCTTTAGAAGTCATCTCTGAGTTCTTTGCTGCTGGAGTAAAACCAGCTGCAGATAACTGA
- the LOC126790141 gene encoding monosaccharide-sensing protein 2-like isoform X1: MWGAVPVAIAAAIGNLLQGWDNATIAGAVLYIKKEFKLETQPTIEGLIVAMSLIGATVITTFSGPVSDSLGRRPMLIISSVLYFLSGLVMLWAPNVYVLLLARLLDGFGIGLAVTLVPVYISETAPPDIRGLLNTLPQFTGSGGMFFSYCMVFSMSLKESPSWRLMLGVLSIPSLVYFALTVLYLPESPRWLVSKGRMAEAKQVLQKLRGREDVQGELALLLEGLGVGGDTSLEEYIIGPANDPDGREEALEKDQIRLYGPEDGRASLIARSVTGQANFGLVSRQGSMLNPNAPYVDPLVNLFGSVHEKLLPENTASMRSLLNLPNMGSLLNVAPPAEHTQDKADHWDLEHGDGVAAGTDFEDNARKPLLSGRHTASMANDMLPGKSINLTSFLGGMKRRNSLLMPGAGGEAVSRMDIGGGWQLAYKYSERVGKDGKKTEEYQRVYLHQEGALDQSRHGSMIGTIRGGSMLSVAGGGDTPQEGEYFQASALVSQPSIITKNHMRGDGPPILDQESAVQRSSWSDVLEPGVKRALFVGVSIQILQQFSGINGVLYYTPQILEQAGVAVLLSNLGLSSTSASILISGLTTLLMLPSIGLAMRLMDVAGRRSLLLGTLPILTGTLLVLIFGQLVNMGSVVNATISTISVVLYFCTFVMGFGPIPNILCSEIFPTRVRGFCIAICALTFWIGDIIVTYTLPILLTSIGLAGVFAIYAVVCTISWVFVFLKVPETKGMPLEVISEFFAVGAKQAEIAERISS, translated from the exons ATGTGGGGGGCTGTTCCTGTAGCCATTGCTGCTGCAATTGGAAACTTGTTACAAGGTTGGGACAATGCAACCATTGCAG GGGCTGTTCTTTATATTAAAAAGGAATTTAAATTGGAAACTCAACCAACAATTGAAGGGTTGATCGTAGCAATGTCACTGATCGGAGCCACAGTGATCACAACATTTTCAGGGCCAGTATCAGACTCGCTTGGAAGGCGTCCCATGCTGATAATCTCATCAGTTCTATATTTTCTCAGTGGTTTGGTAATGCTATGGGCACCCAATGTGTATGTGCTTCTCTTGGCAAGGCTGCTAGATGGTTTTGGGATTGGACTAGCTGTTACTCTTGTGCCGGTCTACATTTCCGAGACAGCCCCACCGGACATCAGAGGACTACTAAACACTCTCCCCCAGTTTACTGGCTCCGGTGGGATGTTCTTTTCCTACTGCATGGTGTTTTCAATGTCATTGAAGGAATCACCCAGTTGGAGATTAATGCTTGGAGTTCTTTCAATCCCATCGTTGGTTTATTTCGCATTGACTGTGCTTTATCTGCCTGAGTCTCCAAGGTGGTTAGTTAGTAAAGGGAGAATGGCCGAGGCTAAGCAGGTTTTACAAAAACTGCGTGGCAGGGAAGATGTTCAAG GTGAGTTGGCTTTGCTGTTGGAGGGTCTTGGAGTTGGAGGGGATACATCATTAGAAGAGTACATAATTGGTCCGGCCAATGATCCAGATGGCCGTGAAGAAGCTCTAGAGAAGGATCAAATAAGGCTATATGGACCGGAGGACGGACGAGCCTCATTAATTGCGAGATCAGTCACCGGACAAGCCAATTTCGGCTTGGTGTCACGCCAAGGAAGCATGCTGAATCCAAATGCGCCTTATGTGGATCCTCTTGTGAACCTATTTGGTAGTGTTCATGAGAAGCTTTTACCTGAGAACACAGCAAGTATGCGCAGCCTCCTCAATTTGCCTAATATGGGGAGCTTACTAAATGTGGCACCACCAGCTGAGCACACCCAAGACAAAGCTGATCATTGGGATTTGGAACATGGAGATGGTGTCGCAGCCGGGACTGATTTTGAGGACAATGCTAGAAAGCCATTGCTTTCAGGTAGACATACAGCTAGTATGGCAAATGACATGCTTCCCGGAAAATCTATCAACTTGACCAGCTTCTTGGGTGGCATGAAGAGGCGAAATAGCCTCCTTATGCCGGGAGCTGGTGGTGAAGCAGTTAGTAGGATGGACATTGGTGGTGGCTGGCAGTTGGCTTATAAGTACTCGGAGCGAGTTGGCAAAGATGGGAAGAAGACAGAAGAGTACCAAAGGGTGTATTTGCACCAGGAGGGTGCACTAGATCAGTCTCGCCATGGCTCTATGATTGGTACAATTCGCGGTGGCTCTATGCTTTCAGTTGCTGGTGGTGGTGATACTCCTCAGGAAGGTGAATATTTTCAGGCTTCTGCTCTTGTTAGCCAACCTTCTATTATTACAAAAAATCATATGAGGGGGGATGGACCTCCAATACTTGATCAAGAAAGTGCTGTCCAACGATCCAGTTGGTCTGATGTTTTGGAACCCGGAGTCAAGCGTGCATTGTTTGTAGGCGTATCAATACAAATTCTTCAGCAG TTCTCTGGCATAAATGGGGTTCTTTACTACACTCCTCAAATTCTTGAGCAAGCTGGAGTTGCAGTTCTCTTATCAAATTTGGGCCTTAGTTCTACCTCGGCTTCTATTCTCATAAGTGGTCTCACAACCCTTTTGATGCTCCCATCTATAGGCCTTGCCATGAGGCTAATGGATGTCGCGGGCAGAAG GTCACTCTTGCTAGGCACATTACCTATATTAACAGGAACGCTTCTAGTACTAATTTTTGGCCAACTTGTCAACATGGGCTCTGTTGTAAATGCCACAATTTCCACCATAAGTGTGGTGCTCTACTTTTGCACCTTTGTCATGGGTTTCGGACCAATTCCCAACATTCTTTGCTCAGAGATCTTCCCAACTAGAGTTCGAGGATTCTGCATTGCGATATGTGCCCTCACGTTTTGGATAGGAGACATCATTGTCACTTACACACTGCCTATTTTGCTCACTTCTATTGGTCTCGCTGGAGTCTTTGCCATCTATGCTGTTGTGTGCACCATTTCTTGGGTGTTTGTTTTCTTAAAGGTTCCTGAAACAAAGGGAATGCCCTTAGAAGTCATATCTGAGTTCTTTGCTGTTGGTGCAAAGCAGGCTGAGATTGCAGAAAGAATTAGTTCTTAa